Proteins from one Thioflavicoccus mobilis 8321 genomic window:
- a CDS encoding alcohol dehydrogenase catalytic domain-containing protein yields MKAMVIHRIAPLRDGEGPLALRDLPIPEPGPGEILVRVAACGVGHTELDEIEGRTAPPRLPVVPGHEVVGRVSRCGPGATRFAVGDRVGVGWIHSSSGAVDENLSADFRATGRDVDRG; encoded by the coding sequence ATGAAGGCGATGGTCATCCATCGGATCGCGCCGCTGCGTGATGGTGAAGGGCCACTCGCGCTCCGCGATCTGCCGATTCCCGAACCCGGGCCCGGCGAGATCCTCGTTCGGGTCGCCGCGTGTGGCGTCGGTCACACCGAGCTCGACGAGATCGAGGGCCGCACTGCACCGCCCAGGCTCCCGGTCGTGCCGGGTCACGAGGTGGTCGGGCGGGTGAGCCGCTGTGGGCCGGGCGCGACACGGTTCGCCGTCGGCGACCGGGTCGGCGTCGGCTGGATCCATTCCTCGTCCGGGGCGGTGGACGAAAACCTGAGCGCCGATTTCCGGGCCACCGGCCGTGACGTTGACCGCGGCTAA
- a CDS encoding DUF1223 domain-containing protein, whose product MANMQAFGAFVAALIVAIPSTPMATCDLQSGPQTAALVELYTSEGCSSCPPADRRLGRLELGDKVVPLALHVGYWDDLGWRDPDAQEAFAQRQNWLVRLAGQSFVYTPQFFVAGTEVQPAALAARLRELNDQPATASIRLRARAQGEGLFVRAEVRSRVEDAAFYLAVAENGLSSQVRAGENGGRKLVHDHVVRVWIGPIDLEGGRVAFERNVPLAPGWQRPQLEVSAFAQDPRTGRVLQAAGCDANL is encoded by the coding sequence ATGGCCAACATGCAAGCGTTCGGGGCCTTCGTGGCCGCTCTCATTGTGGCGATCCCGTCGACGCCGATGGCAACGTGCGACCTGCAGAGTGGACCTCAGACCGCCGCCCTGGTCGAACTCTACACATCCGAAGGTTGCTCGAGTTGCCCGCCTGCCGATCGCCGGCTCGGCCGGCTCGAGTTGGGCGACAAGGTTGTCCCTCTGGCCCTGCATGTCGGATATTGGGACGATCTCGGCTGGCGTGACCCCGACGCTCAGGAGGCGTTCGCGCAGCGCCAAAACTGGCTCGTGCGCCTTGCCGGGCAGAGCTTCGTGTACACACCGCAGTTCTTCGTCGCCGGAACCGAGGTCCAGCCCGCGGCCCTGGCCGCACGGCTAAGGGAACTCAATGACCAACCAGCCACGGCCAGCATCCGGCTGCGGGCCCGCGCGCAGGGCGAGGGACTCTTCGTCAGGGCCGAGGTGCGGAGTCGAGTCGAGGACGCCGCGTTCTATCTGGCGGTGGCGGAAAACGGTCTCAGCTCTCAGGTGCGGGCAGGCGAGAACGGCGGACGCAAGCTCGTCCACGACCATGTGGTGCGCGTCTGGATCGGACCGATCGATCTCGAGGGAGGGCGCGTGGCCTTCGAGCGCAACGTGCCGCTGGCGCCAGGTTGGCAGCGCCCGCAGCTGGAGGTGAGCGCCTTCGCGCAGGATCCGCGCACTGGCCGCGTCTTGCAGGCGGCAGGCTGCGACGCGAACCTCTAA
- a CDS encoding type II toxin-antitoxin system YafQ family toxin — protein MSFALVTTQHFERRARKFLRKHPDLRQALRDTLDGLCRDPFQPKLKLHPLSGNLGGVQAVSVTYSYRVTLLVRVTEQEIVLLDIGTHDEVYR, from the coding sequence ATGAGCTTCGCGCTGGTCACGACCCAGCATTTCGAGCGCCGCGCACGCAAGTTCCTGCGCAAGCATCCCGATCTTCGCCAAGCCCTGCGGGATACCCTCGACGGTCTCTGCCGAGATCCCTTCCAACCGAAGCTCAAGCTACATCCGCTCTCCGGCAATCTGGGCGGTGTTCAGGCTGTCAGCGTGACCTACTCATACCGAGTGACCCTGCTGGTGAGGGTGACCGAACAGGAGATCGTCCTGCTCGACATCGGCACTCACGACGAGGTCTACCGTTGA
- the wrbA gene encoding NAD(P)H:quinone oxidoreductase yields the protein MTTKLLILYYSMYGHVETMARAVADGARLVTDIEVATKRVPETMPEETARAAGAKLDQEAPIAQPEELAEYDGIIFGTPTRFGNMCGQMRTFLDQTGKHWMNGALIGKVGSVFTSTASQHGGQETTITSFHTTLLHHGMVIVGVPYSCKELVNMDEISGGTPYGASTLADGDGSRQPSENELTIARFQGRHVAQITRWLTAGSRDRPDSG from the coding sequence ATGACGACCAAGCTGCTCATCCTCTACTACAGCATGTATGGCCACGTCGAGACCATGGCCCGCGCGGTCGCCGACGGCGCTCGGCTCGTCACGGACATCGAGGTGGCCACCAAGCGCGTGCCCGAGACCATGCCCGAAGAGACAGCGCGCGCCGCCGGGGCCAAGCTCGACCAAGAGGCTCCCATCGCCCAACCCGAGGAACTCGCCGAGTACGACGGCATCATCTTCGGCACGCCGACCCGCTTCGGCAATATGTGCGGCCAGATGCGTACCTTCCTCGATCAGACCGGGAAGCACTGGATGAATGGGGCGCTGATCGGCAAGGTCGGCAGCGTCTTCACCTCCACCGCCTCGCAGCATGGCGGTCAGGAGACCACGATTACCTCGTTCCATACCACGCTGCTCCACCACGGCATGGTCATCGTCGGCGTACCCTATTCTTGCAAGGAACTGGTCAACATGGACGAGATCAGCGGCGGCACACCCTACGGCGCGAGCACGCTCGCCGACGGCGACGGCAGCCGCCAGCCGTCCGAGAACGAGCTGACGATCGCCCGCTTCCAGGGCCGGCACGTCGCCCAAATCACCCGCTGGCTCACGGCAGGCTCGCGGGATAGGCCTGACTCCGGCTGA
- a CDS encoding type II toxin-antitoxin system Phd/YefM family antitoxin, translated as MNSIPAQDIKRRGISVVDEALRDGPVHVIKNNRPSYVVLTEAAYAELLESSHDAARARLRESLTDLETGRTSRYENADALMKALDADES; from the coding sequence ATGAACAGCATTCCAGCCCAGGACATCAAGCGCCGCGGGATCTCTGTCGTTGATGAGGCGCTTCGCGACGGCCCGGTTCATGTCATCAAGAACAACCGCCCGAGCTATGTCGTGCTCACGGAAGCGGCCTATGCAGAGCTCTTGGAAAGCTCCCACGATGCGGCCAGGGCACGTTTGCGGGAGTCCCTGACTGACTTGGAGACCGGTCGAACGAGCCGCTACGAGAACGCCGATGCCTTGATGAAGGCCCTCGACGCCGACGAATCATGA
- the msrB gene encoding peptide-methionine (R)-S-oxide reductase MsrB, which yields MRKRLFRPGAFAVAAALLLVPLAAWPVETANASEQGATHAADVQRWQRPSDADVERQLDPLQYRVTQEDGTEPAFHNRYWDNHEAGIYVDIVSGEPLFSSLQKFDSGTGWPSFYAPLDPGQIVERQDRKLGIVRTEVRSRIADSHLGHVFRDGPPPTGLRYCINSAALRFIPVADLEREGYGDFLPLFQNAR from the coding sequence ATGCGTAAACGACTTTTCCGTCCCGGCGCCTTCGCGGTTGCCGCTGCACTGCTCCTCGTTCCTTTGGCAGCGTGGCCAGTGGAGACTGCCAACGCCAGCGAGCAAGGCGCAACGCACGCTGCCGATGTGCAGCGCTGGCAACGACCCTCGGATGCGGACGTCGAGCGGCAGCTCGATCCGTTGCAATACCGGGTGACCCAGGAGGACGGCACCGAACCGGCCTTCCACAATCGATACTGGGACAACCATGAAGCCGGGATCTACGTCGATATCGTCTCCGGCGAGCCCTTGTTCAGTTCACTACAGAAGTTCGACTCGGGTACCGGCTGGCCAAGCTTCTACGCCCCGCTCGATCCAGGCCAGATCGTCGAGCGCCAAGACCGAAAGCTGGGGATCGTACGCACCGAGGTCCGCTCACGAATCGCCGATTCTCACCTCGGGCATGTCTTTCGCGACGGCCCGCCACCAACCGGCCTAAGGTATTGCATCAACTCGGCCGCGCTGCGATTCATACCGGTCGCGGATCTGGAAAGAGAAGGGTATGGAGACTTTTTACCCCTGTTTCAGAACGCGCGTTAG
- a CDS encoding SIR2 family NAD-dependent protein deacylase: MSDLTDRETWNDPAVQSCAGLIDNAQSIAVLTGAGVSAESGIPTFRDALTGLWARFDPTQLATPEAFAADPALVTRWYDERRVACARCRANAGHLALAELERRSKAAGCRFRLITQNVDRLHQLAGSSDVVELHGSLWDWRCTHCGEQREERAVPFAEYPPRCHCGGPRRPGVVWFGEPLPSEAIAAAWAAAEDCDLFLSIGTSGQVEPAASLARVAAQTGARLVEINPQPTTQSDVVDLVMRGPSGALLPLVLAALDAC; the protein is encoded by the coding sequence TTGTCTGACCTGACAGACCGCGAGACGTGGAATGATCCCGCAGTCCAGTCCTGCGCGGGACTCATCGACAACGCTCAGTCGATCGCCGTGCTGACGGGCGCCGGCGTCTCCGCCGAGAGCGGAATCCCGACCTTCCGCGACGCCCTGACGGGGCTCTGGGCACGTTTCGACCCGACGCAATTGGCGACGCCCGAGGCCTTCGCCGCCGACCCGGCCTTGGTCACCCGTTGGTACGACGAGCGCCGCGTCGCCTGCGCCCGCTGCCGGGCGAATGCCGGGCATCTTGCCCTCGCCGAACTCGAGCGGCGCAGTAAGGCCGCCGGGTGCCGATTTCGGCTGATCACCCAGAACGTGGACCGGCTGCACCAACTGGCCGGCTCCAGCGATGTGGTGGAGCTCCACGGCAGCCTCTGGGACTGGCGCTGCACGCACTGCGGCGAGCAGCGCGAGGAGCGTGCGGTGCCTTTCGCCGAGTATCCGCCGCGCTGCCACTGCGGCGGCCCGCGCCGCCCCGGGGTGGTTTGGTTCGGCGAGCCGCTCCCGAGCGAGGCCATTGCCGCCGCCTGGGCCGCGGCCGAAGACTGCGACCTGTTTCTCTCCATCGGCACCAGCGGACAGGTGGAGCCCGCCGCGAGCCTGGCCCGCGTGGCCGCACAGACCGGCGCCAGGCTCGTCGAGATCAACCCGCAGCCAACTACCCAATCCGACGTCGTCGACCTCGTCATGCGCGGGCCGAGCGGCGCACTGCTGCCACTGGTCTTGGCGGCGCTCGACGCGTGTTGA
- a CDS encoding paraquat-inducible protein A: protein MAHDNLTLCHECDLLQCNPPLPPGGESRCVRCGCALHKHRPNSLDRTLALTLAGLVLFIVANSFPFLSFQMQGLETQTTLLSGIKDLALQGKGEVAAVVLFTSILAPGLQLLLLLIVVLPLRFGRPPPGLPRLFRWFQQLLPWGMMDVFMLGILVSVVKLMDMATIVPGTALFAFVVLIFVLAGAQAALDPDQVWERVPVPPRARRSPRTGEQVLGCGVCELVVPEQAATERGDAPHCPRCGHRLHRRKPMSLQRTWALVIAALVFYVPANLFPIMTVTSLGKTQSDTILSGVVFLLHHGMWPLAAVVFVASIFVPLLKLLILTLLLLSVQLKSRWRPRERTRLYRITEAIGRWSMVDVYVVTILVALVHLGNLASIQAEAGAVFFCAVVIITMFAANAFDPRLIWDEIDRGRPLRVTS from the coding sequence ATGGCCCACGACAATTTGACCCTCTGCCACGAGTGCGACCTGCTGCAGTGCAACCCGCCGCTGCCGCCCGGGGGGGAGTCGCGCTGCGTGCGCTGCGGTTGTGCGCTGCACAAACACCGTCCGAACAGCCTCGACCGGACGCTGGCGCTGACGTTGGCCGGGCTGGTGCTTTTCATCGTCGCCAACAGTTTCCCGTTCCTGTCCTTCCAGATGCAGGGGCTGGAGACTCAGACGACGCTGCTGAGCGGCATCAAGGACCTCGCCCTTCAGGGCAAGGGCGAAGTCGCTGCGGTGGTGCTGTTCACCAGCATCCTGGCACCCGGACTGCAGCTGCTGTTGTTGCTGATCGTGGTCCTGCCGCTGCGGTTCGGACGGCCACCGCCAGGATTGCCACGGCTGTTTCGCTGGTTCCAGCAACTGCTACCCTGGGGCATGATGGATGTGTTCATGCTCGGCATCCTGGTCTCGGTGGTGAAGCTGATGGACATGGCGACCATCGTCCCCGGCACGGCCCTGTTCGCCTTCGTGGTGCTGATCTTCGTCTTGGCCGGCGCCCAGGCGGCCCTGGACCCTGATCAGGTCTGGGAGCGGGTGCCAGTACCACCGCGGGCCCGTCGGTCGCCACGCACCGGCGAGCAGGTGCTCGGCTGCGGCGTCTGCGAACTGGTGGTGCCCGAGCAGGCCGCCACCGAGAGGGGCGATGCGCCACACTGCCCCCGCTGCGGGCATCGGTTGCACCGACGCAAGCCCATGAGCCTGCAAAGAACCTGGGCCCTGGTGATCGCGGCACTGGTCTTCTACGTGCCAGCAAACCTGTTTCCGATCATGACCGTGACCTCCCTCGGCAAGACCCAGTCCGACACCATTCTCAGCGGCGTGGTCTTCCTGCTCCACCACGGCATGTGGCCGCTGGCGGCGGTCGTCTTCGTCGCCAGCATCTTCGTACCGCTCTTGAAGCTCCTGATTCTGACCTTGCTGCTGCTGTCGGTGCAGTTGAAGAGCCGCTGGCGTCCGCGGGAGCGGACTCGGCTGTACCGCATCACCGAGGCCATCGGCCGCTGGTCGATGGTGGATGTCTACGTGGTCACCATCCTCGTGGCCCTCGTGCATTTGGGTAACCTGGCCAGCATCCAGGCCGAGGCCGGTGCCGTCTTCTTTTGCGCCGTGGTCATCATTACCATGTTCGCGGCCAATGCCTTCGACCCGCGGTTGATCTGGGATGAGATCGATCGCGGGCGCCCGTTGCGGGTCACTTCATAG
- a CDS encoding cytochrome c3 family protein, translating into MRKTALILLSILVAAPLVAVAGWVAAEHLFRATSGEAFCTTCHTMEPFAAAYRRDLHGGRNPAGVAARCTDCHLPHSDPLGYLIAKARFGLHDLWAQLTHDLDGIDWQSRRAAREDYVFDSGCLTCHSALAEVRGDSRAFLAHRPYFLGETARQCVSCHPRVGHHDLAATIAGITTAEGGQ; encoded by the coding sequence ATGCGCAAGACAGCCCTCATCCTGCTCTCGATCCTGGTTGCGGCGCCATTGGTTGCCGTTGCGGGCTGGGTCGCTGCCGAGCACCTGTTCCGCGCGACCTCGGGCGAGGCCTTTTGCACGACTTGTCACACGATGGAACCGTTCGCTGCCGCCTATCGGCGCGATCTCCACGGTGGCCGCAACCCTGCCGGGGTCGCGGCGCGCTGCACCGATTGCCACCTGCCGCACAGCGATCCGTTGGGCTATCTGATCGCGAAGGCCCGTTTCGGGCTGCACGACCTGTGGGCCCAGCTGACCCATGATCTCGACGGGATCGACTGGCAGTCACGCCGCGCGGCACGCGAGGACTATGTCTTCGATTCGGGCTGCCTCACCTGCCATTCGGCCCTCGCCGAGGTGCGGGGCGACAGCCGCGCCTTCCTCGCCCATCGACCCTATTTTCTCGGGGAGACGGCCAGGCAGTGCGTGAGCTGCCACCCGCGCGTTGGACATCATGACCTGGCCGCGACGATCGCCGGGATTACGACCGCCGAAGGAGGCCAATGA
- a CDS encoding ChaB family protein — protein MPYDRDEDLPESVRDNLPKAAQTIYRKAFNSAWEEYSDAADRRGDASREEAAHRVAWSAVKGSYEKIDGEWRKKD, from the coding sequence ATGCCCTACGACAGAGACGAAGACCTACCCGAGTCGGTTCGCGACAACCTCCCGAAAGCCGCCCAGACCATCTATCGCAAGGCCTTCAACAGCGCCTGGGAAGAATATAGCGACGCCGCTGACCGCCGCGGCGACGCCTCACGCGAAGAGGCCGCCCACCGCGTCGCCTGGTCGGCCGTCAAGGGATCGTACGAAAAAATAGACGGAGAATGGCGGAAGAAGGATTGA
- a CDS encoding multiheme c-type cytochrome, with translation MKRSLAIHLALALVVPLATWFAGAAASEPEPKQGRERLGDLSRVQSIVIDRGLTELGRSCVECHKTREPGIINDWKNSRHGHVGVTCIDCHQVDKDAPNATQHESLVGTDVYISVLVSPATCGRCHPREQEQFDRSGHFRAYRQQIPKDDLHALVHRHEGQAHPELNNAPNETGCMQCHGTEIALDADGRPTAETWPNSGIGNIYPDGSTGNCTTCHTRHRFSIAEARQPYACASCHLGPDHPDIEIFENSKHGQLYEAERHAWTWDSAPDAWEPGDYRGPTCATCHMSGIGELKTTHDVTERLYWNLWAKESQVRNSNDVLSPRLGDGPAGREKMKRVCFACHGRLHTDNFFAQADKAVRLYNEAYWKPAKAMHDELAEKGLLSENPWVDEFQVTFYHLWHHEGRRARHGALMAGPDWAHWHGFFELQQDLYRLEKIYERRLSTGTIE, from the coding sequence ATGAAACGATCGCTGGCGATTCATCTTGCACTTGCACTCGTGGTCCCGTTGGCTACCTGGTTCGCCGGTGCTGCCGCCTCGGAGCCGGAACCGAAGCAGGGGCGTGAGCGCCTGGGCGACCTCAGCCGCGTGCAGTCGATTGTCATCGACCGTGGCTTGACCGAGCTCGGCCGCTCGTGCGTCGAATGCCACAAGACCCGCGAGCCCGGCATCATCAACGACTGGAAGAACAGCCGCCACGGCCACGTTGGCGTCACCTGCATCGACTGCCACCAGGTCGACAAGGATGCGCCGAACGCGACCCAGCACGAGTCGCTGGTCGGGACCGACGTCTACATCTCGGTGCTGGTCTCGCCGGCCACCTGCGGGCGCTGTCACCCGCGCGAACAGGAACAGTTCGACCGCAGTGGCCACTTCCGGGCCTATCGCCAGCAGATACCGAAGGACGATCTGCACGCCCTGGTCCATCGCCACGAAGGGCAGGCGCATCCGGAGCTGAACAACGCGCCGAACGAGACCGGCTGCATGCAGTGCCACGGCACCGAGATCGCGCTCGATGCCGACGGGCGCCCGACCGCCGAGACCTGGCCGAATTCCGGTATCGGCAACATCTACCCGGACGGCAGCACCGGCAACTGCACGACCTGCCACACTCGCCACAGGTTCTCGATCGCCGAGGCGCGTCAGCCCTACGCTTGCGCCTCCTGCCACCTGGGGCCGGACCATCCCGACATCGAGATCTTCGAGAACAGCAAGCATGGCCAGCTCTACGAGGCCGAGCGCCACGCGTGGACCTGGGACAGCGCGCCGGATGCCTGGGAGCCCGGCGACTACCGCGGTCCGACCTGCGCCACCTGCCACATGAGCGGGATCGGCGAGCTGAAGACGACCCACGACGTCACCGAGCGGCTCTACTGGAACCTGTGGGCCAAAGAGTCGCAGGTGCGCAACTCCAACGACGTGCTGAGCCCGCGGCTCGGCGACGGTCCGGCCGGGCGCGAGAAGATGAAGCGGGTGTGCTTCGCCTGCCACGGCCGGCTGCACACCGACAACTTCTTCGCCCAGGCCGACAAGGCCGTGCGCCTCTACAACGAGGCCTATTGGAAGCCGGCCAAGGCGATGCACGACGAGCTCGCGGAAAAGGGCCTGCTGAGCGAGAATCCCTGGGTCGACGAGTTCCAGGTCACCTTCTACCACCTCTGGCACCACGAGGGGCGCCGAGCGCGCCATGGGGCGCTGATGGCTGGCCCGGATTGGGCCCACTGGCATGGCTTCTTCGAGCTCCAGCAGGATCTCTACAGGCTGGAGAAGATCTACGAGCGACGGCTCTCGACGGGGACGATCGAATGA
- a CDS encoding 4a-hydroxytetrahydrobiopterin dehydratase, giving the protein MTELKQEHCDACRADAPRVTGEELESLRQEVPQWSVEDRDGVLQLERQFEFPDFAQALAFTNKVGELAETEGHHPKLTTEWGSVVVTWWSHKIKGLHRNDFVMAARTDAL; this is encoded by the coding sequence ATGACCGAGCTGAAGCAAGAACATTGCGACGCCTGCCGTGCCGATGCACCGCGGGTGACCGGAGAGGAACTCGAATCCCTGCGCCAGGAAGTCCCCCAATGGTCGGTCGAGGACCGCGACGGCGTCTTGCAGCTGGAACGGCAGTTCGAGTTCCCGGACTTCGCCCAGGCGCTGGCCTTCACCAACAAGGTCGGCGAGCTGGCCGAGACCGAGGGCCATCATCCCAAGCTCACGACCGAGTGGGGCAGTGTCGTCGTGACCTGGTGGTCGCACAAGATCAAGGGGCTGCACCGAAACGACTTCGTGATGGCGGCCAGGACCGATGCCCTCTAG